The Hemiscyllium ocellatum isolate sHemOce1 chromosome 14, sHemOce1.pat.X.cur, whole genome shotgun sequence genome includes a region encoding these proteins:
- the shisa10.1 gene encoding protein shisa-5 isoform X2, whose amino-acid sequence MSFSFSSVVAIGVSFFGIFLFSLVLCLCCPCCLLYKMARRGRQPVVTSSTTTTVVQSTYPQQPHVPAQGFVPYQGYSPMPMQPAPAMGPYPPSSAYPPPYPTPYSGQPPSYQDTVATSANVPYPGQPPYNPAAQPPYNPAAQPPYNPAAQPPYNPAYGTPEKSH is encoded by the exons TTTTAGCTCTGTTGTTGCAATCGGAGTGAGcttctttgggattttcctcttCTCGCTTGTGCTCTGTTTATGCTGCCCTTGTTGTCTTCTGTACAAGATGGCACGAAGGGGACGTCAGC CTGTGGTTACAAGTTCAACTACAACTACAGTGGTACAGTCTACATACCCACAGCAACCACACGTACCAGCACAAGGTTTCGTTCCATACCAAGGATATTCTCCAATGCCAATGCAGCCAGCACCAGCTATGGGTCCCTATCCTCCAAGTAGTGCCTATCCACCACCATATCCAACTCCATATTCTGGACAACCACCTTCATATCAAGATACTGTGGCAA ctAGTGCAAATGTGCCTTATCCAGGACAGCCACCATACAATCCCGCTGCACAGCCTCCATATAATCCCGCTGCACAGCCACCATACAATCCCGCTGCACAGCCACCATACAATCCTGCCTATGGAACTCCAGAGAAGTCACATTAA